The window ACGcttttctgcaggctgctggggtgGTTTTCCTGATGGagcagctccaggcaggcaggTAGGGGAGCAGCTTTGTGCGGAGGAAGCATGTTGGCTGGTgtctgctgtatttttaattattcgGTGGATGGTTCAAAGCCAAGGCTCCGCAATCAGTCAGTGTTTGTGGgttaaaatagaaacaaacaataGGTTAATGTAAACCAAAGAGCACTCTGGTTTAGAGCCCGATGATAACGCCTGCATTGTGGAGTGGATCCTTGTCCGAAGGCTTTGAAGATTGcttgctgtatttattttcctaaagaTGGGTAACTTTGGTCTATTTGCTCAGCTTCTTACGGGTTTGAATAGACAAGGGTCCAGTAAAGGTGGGTCTGGCTCTGAGCTCTGAAGGAGCCTGgagggaaaatgtgtttttggaTCCTGATCTCATCCAAAAAATGTACCGCATTTCACTACCCTTAGATAGCTTACAAGTTGGAAATGCCAAGTAACCGGAAACTTTTGCTCCAAAGTCAACTCTGCtttcattaataattattttaagacTGCATTCATAGAACAAAACAGTACTATATGGAGGAAAAACAGACCTGGGGGGAGTTCAGGGCTAAGCAAGAGTTCACTCTGCCATCTCCACTCCCACACTGGTGTTCAAGGAGCGGCAGCCTGAGATGCAGGAGAGGTCATGGTGAGAGAtccagaagaggaaaggaaggagtgAAGGGGATGAAGGCTGCCTTGGTGGGGTGAAGACCCCAGCACCCACCATGACAGGGTACAGAGTGCATGTCCTCCAAAATCCTTTGGGTAGCTGAGATGTGCTCTTGAtccattttacagatgaaaaAATGGAGCTGCAGGAGATGAAAATGCATATTATATTGACAAATGTGGTCTCAGCCTTTTTCTTTGGGATCTGATCTGGCACCCCTTGGCTTATTTTCCTGTCATAATGATGCAGCCTGTGCCTGTAAACCACTTCTCCAAGTCATGTAAatcattataaatattattagaCTTATCACCTCTGTGCCTAATATACCAATACTGGCAGCAATTTTTGAAAACACAAGAGCAACAAGAAACGTATGTTCTGAGAGTCAAGttagtgggattttttttctgccaaggacaataatttttttccttttttttttcttttttttttttttcaaaataaacatcaCGCTGGAATGTGCTGCAGCAAATGGCTTGGGCTCTATTATATTTCATGCAGCTTTCTAAACAATTTTCAACCCCACTGGCACGGTGTCAAACAGAAGGCAACCAACAATAGCAAAATCCCATTAAAGCTGAGAAGGTTCCTTCCTGAGGTGAACACGGCCAGAAATAGTAATCTTGGCTCTCTTTTCAATTTGGCATTGGGGACTAATAATGCATGTTCTACTAATGGAAATTATCTAATTTCATCCAAGTGCAGCTCCAGAGAGAGCTGGGCTGACGCACAAACAGTCAATATAACAACATTCTTCTTGAAGAGCTGAACAATAGGGCTTTGGTGGGACTGTGATTAACAACGTCAAACTAAGAACAAACAGAAGGTGTAAAAATAGGCATCTGAGGAGTCGACACAACGGACTATTTTTCATCTGTAAGGCCAGAGGAGAATAGCTTGTTAAATTGTATGCTCGGAGCACTTCATCAGATGTGTGgggaaggacaaaaaaaaaaaaaaagaaagaaaagaatcctATTTCCCATCTGGGTCTGAATGTACTAAGGAACTGCACATGCCTTATTAATATAAATCATGCTAGGAGCATAATTCCCATTAGCATTAAAGAACCATTTTTCAATGAAATACTCCTGCACCAGGAACACCTAACGGGAAATAATGGTGTTTGCTTCATTTGAAGAGAATAGTAAAACACAGTGTAGAGACCAAGAAGGTGGAGAGCTGTTTCTTCTCTCCAACACTAcgggtttggggggtttttaCAGCCACCCTAAGCCCTCCCCTTCCCACTCCAGCAGGGCCGTATCCAGATGTGGTGCAGAGAAGGGGCTGTCCAGCCCATGGAGGtggcagggagcggggctgggctgCTCGGCTGTGTTGGGGCAGTGCTACAGCCCTGGGCACAGCCTTGCTGCCTTATTCCCATGCTGCCATGGGTGTGCGAGGGATGGTGCCTGGTGCATTAAAGCACAGAAGCATTAGGGGTAGGTGAAACCGCTGCATAGCTCATTAGCCCTGGTGCCTTGCCGGCTTTTCCCAGGGCTGTGGCTCTTGGCTGTCGCAGCGCGTGGGGCCAGCGCTCTCACCCCAGGGTTTGCGTGGGCGCACGCtggctccccagccccagcgtCACCTTGGAGGGATTAATTCCCTTTCCTCGGCTAAGCGCCACAGCTCAGTCCGAGGTCTCAACGAAAGGAAGCACTAGCCTTGAAACGCTAGACAAAATTTCCACCTCTGGTTAAGCaggtatgtttatttttaatttttccaaaatCTCAAGCAGCTGCTTACTCACGGTTATTTTTAGCGTGAGAGGGGAGCTCTGTGTTTTCATAAAATCCCTCGATGTACGTTTGGTCACTGGGATCTGGGGCATGACACAGCACTGCTACTTTGCCTCTGCATCCAGGAACGGATGGACCCCCTGCTGGGGGTCTGCCACAAGCGTGTCCTTCGTGTTCTCCCTCCTTAAAACACCCAGAAAAAAATTATGCGAACCATGGAAACGACTAATAGTGAACGAAAAGCCGCCTGGGTCTGCTGGGGACCCGGCTAACATCCAGCATCTCACGGGCACACGGAGGTGATCCTAGGGAAGGAAACCTGGGAAAGCTGGGAAGAGAAAACCCCTGCAGCTGATCTCCCCCCCAGCAGCCACACACGGAGGCTGATCGTAGCCCCGGGGTCTGCTCCTGTTGCAGATCTCGCTGTCGGCGTGCACTAGAGGGTGCTGCTCCGTTAGCGATGGGCAGGGCTCGCCGCCCGTGCTGGCGCTGCTCGGCTGGGCTGAGCGTGGCAGGGCTCGCGTTAGCGCTGGCCTCAGTGAAACGGATGGCTTAGCTGGGAAAAGGAGAATTTCTTGGCCTGGAAAAGCTTCTATACATCTGGGGTCAAGGGTAAACATTTGGGTTAGTCACGGTgacaaatgaaaggaaaaactgGCCagactttcctttttcttttttctttcttcttttttctttcttctttttttctttctttctttttttctttttcttttttttttttttccttcactctcTGTTTCACAGTTGCAGGATGAGCGAGTGCCTTGAGAAGCCAGCTGAGACATGAGACAGCAAAACAAGAAGAGGACAGTGACCGTAGACGCCGAAGATAACAAACCTTTGGAATTCACCGCTGCAGGACAAATAGCCAAAACCCCGTGGCAACGTTTTCGTGCaggaataaaagcaaagtaCACTTTATGACTGCTACAGTGTTTTGGCTAAGATAAGGCTAACCAGACCACAGGCATCGAGTTATAAAATGATGTGTTAGAGGTATCAGTAGGAAATGACTTCCCTCGTGTGCTGCCATGCTCCATCGACCGTGCctgctctggttttgtttccatttgctGAATGTGCAGAGCAAGGGCTCTTTCTGCAGGCAGCATCCCAGGGCTATGGCAGTGCCTGCCATGGGAAAGAAAGCATCTCCCTTGGGCCAAAAGGATTAAATTgggatttttgttattatttttttaagggttGTGATGGCTTTGTTCTGCTGGGATTTTATATATGCTCCTAATAAAGAATGAACTGGTTTTAAGCTCACCAGGCTGGTACCCACTGTGTTCAAGCCCACTCAGAACATGAAAGGAGGGCTGGAAGAAGCATAGTAACTACTCTCAGATCCAGGTGAATTTTACACAGTTCTTCTAGAACATTGTGTTCCTTCATTAGTTGACTTTGCTTTTTATATGCCTGCATTCTGAtagttttatttccagtttcCCCACATTTTTGACCGCTGTTGTCAGGAAGGTGGAAACTGTTTCTTATTTAAAGCATTTCTATGCAGTTATTAGTGTTTCCTTCTTAGATGCTGACTGGCTTTTCTGCACAGTGACTTTAAGGTACTGTTGCTGCAGGGGCCAGAGGCCTAATGCATTACTGCACAACCCAGCTTGGGTCTGGGGAAAAATGGATGGGGTTCCTCTGACAAAACCATCAGGGGATGACCCACTATGGGAATGGAAATTCTCCAGTTAGACCTAGCCATGGGTGTGCGTGCAAACGCTTctctccccagcagctgcacaggAGCACAGTAAGTCAGCACTGCTGCACATTGTGTCACCTTTAATCAGCCACCAGAGGTTAATTGCAGAATGGCTCTCTCCAGACCTCTAGGCTTGTGTGGCCTGGAAAACCGCTGCGAAAATCTTCAGACAGTTTATGGTCTGGCTGCAGTGTAAAGGCAAAGAAACCTATGGTATCTGTGATGCCAAAGAAGAGAGTTTGGGAAATGTGACAGCAGAAGGCCTTTTCTTCCAGGTAGAGTTAGTCTTCCGCAGATTGACATCCCCAGGGAtgggagcaggcaggcagggatgAAGCAAGTGCAAGTGTTTGGCACTTCAATCTCAAGCAGCTTAAACCCTTACAGCACTGCAGGCTCGCAgtgcccagctgcctgcccagCATCAGATATCTAAAAATGGGCTTCCCAAAAAACAGCAGACGGAGCAAGATCTGCCTGATCTAACCCCAAGGAAACCCCAAAGAAGGGACTGTCCTgaccctgctgctcctcagaacGCAGCCTCCTTTCCTGCGGCTGCAGAGTGattctgctttccagctgctATTTATTaccctggctttttttttttttttcccaaagatttATGTATCTGCAgcttttcatggaaaaaaggaaaatagaaaaaaaaaaaaaaaaaaaagggaaggaaaagaaaggaaggaaaggtcaCTCCTTTCCCTGTAAACATGGTTGTGGAAAGATGCAGTGCCCTCTTACATGTCAGGACTTTGAGCTAGGCagatggggggagagggaagtgAGGGTTTGCGAATGCTCCCTTCATCTGAAGGGACCTTTGGGACTACACAGTGTTTTGGGGCGAATGTGATTTTGCTTCAGAGCACCTCTACCATGCCCTATGGATTGAATTCCAACCAAGGATCCCTGCTGGTGCGCCCCGAGACCTCTCCCCGGTGCTGCAAGCGCTCAGGCCCAGCTGATCCCCCCGCGGCCCTCCGGACCAAACCCGGCCACCGGTGCGAGGCTCCCGGCTGTCCCCGAAGTGCTGTCCGCCTCGGCAGGTGGCGACAGAGCCCGGCCTTTGGGGCCCGGGGCCCGCGGGCGCTCGGCGCTGCGCAGCGCGGGGTCCCCGCAGCATCGGGGCGGCCGCAGCGGGAACAGCGCTGCAACGAGATGGAGGCGATTAAAAAAAGCTCCTGTATATAAGGAGAGTGGTGTTTTATATATTAGAGATGCgcataaatatgttttaatataaaatgtatagGTAGAGGTAGAAACAGAACGACCTCTATGAACATAAAAGCTGTATGGGGAGAGCCAGGGAGAGCCAGGGATGGGCCGAGGAGCTCcgaggggcaggagcagcccgtGGGCAGCCTTGCCAGGCCCCCCCGCAGCCGCCCCCTATCTCCGAGATGCTCCTGGCCCGGGACCGGCGGGCTGCAGCAGCGCCTCGGGGTTAGCCCGTCTATCTCCGCAAGAAACTCGAATAACTCTTTTCCACCTCTCCTTTGTCGTCCTcgtagggaggaaaaaaaaaaaaaaagtccttcgAGActctattcaaaaaaaaaaaaaaagcatctctcCAGCCTGCACAGTTCATTCGCCTCCTTCTCGAGTCCCTCGGAAAGCAAGATTAAAGGGGAAAGTCGCAGCTGtatatttatgttttcattgctagaagggaattgatttccttgcatttatttttgtagttgCAATACACAAGGGCGGATTTGCGTCACCAAAGCAACTTGCTGGTCGAGATAAAGTTGCACAAATATTGAAAAGGGAAGTGCTCGCGCTCATTATGAAGTTTTTCTCCGGAAGAAATAAGGATTTCTGCTGTATCCTAAAATACTGAAGCCGCTTCTATTTTAGGACAAATCTCGCAGGCACATCCGCTCATTTAGTCCGGGTTGGAACCTCTCAAAAAAAACAGGAGATGACCTGGGCTGCAGCGAGCCCCGGGTTTCCTGCAGCCTTCTCGTTCCTTGCTCGGGGAGGAGGCGCCGCCGTTGTCATTGCCGCGGAGCCCTGCGAGCCCCGGGCCCGGGGAAGGGAGCGGGGAGGCCGGCAGGGCCTCCGGGGAGAAGGCTCGGCCCTGCCCGGGGAGGCCGCGGGGGGAGCAAGACGGGGCCGCGGAAGATGCGCGGGTCCCGAGGCGGCGCGCACCTGCCCGCGGGGGGCTCTGAAATAAactcttgggaaaaaaaaacggggggaaaatatataaaaataccacctgaacacttttttttttcccgccCTGGAGAGCATCCCCGGGGTGGTGTGACAGCGACAGCAGCAGCGGTGGCACCGGGAATGGGAATTTGGCGAGGCGCAGCTGGGGCGCGGTGGGAACGGCGCAGTTCGTTGCCCTTCCGTGCAGCGGGCCGGTGGCACGGCTTCGCCTCGCCGTGGAAACGCAAGTGAAAGCGGAGTCGTTTGATCCGGTTTGAAACCAGCAGAGCCGCTCTGGGGTCATCTGCACAAGGGGAGTAAGGGGAGACGCAAGGAAAAGTGGCTTCCCCTGTCGAGGCAGGAAAAGTTCAAAGCTAACCTACCCTTTCTTTCACCTTGTTTTCGGACACGTCTTGGCAAGCCGTTGCCTCGTTATTTTTCGGTTTAATATCGctaacaaaaaccaaaccaaaccaaagccGTGCCTGGGCTTTCCTGAGGGACGGGCTTCGCCTTTACACGTGCCCACGGACACGCTGGCATTTGCCTTAGAAATGTGCTCACGCTCGATTACAGGTGGTTTCAATATCCCCCCAAAATCTACATCTTCATACCTGGCGAAAGGAAAATAGTTTGGCTTTCTGGCGGTTCCCTGGAAAAGGCTCCGAATTTTAGAagctatgtaaaaaaaaaataaaagtattttttgaaacaaaaccaaaacaaacctgCAATCGTCTGACCCGGGAGCTTGTTCACAACGGCAGCTATGGGCTTACACGGCCCCGGCTGGGGAAACTACGActtaaaaaaatgctgttgttgtgttttgttttgttttgttttgttttctccctttcccgGAGTCAGGTAGGGACAGATATGGATgttggagggaaggaaaagcacGAAATAAGCATTGATATGTTTGTCCCTAAAACATTCTAGCGAATATAGTTATGGttgtattcttaaaaaaaataaaaaaaaatataaaaaatgggGGTAATTCGGTTGTCAAAGTTGCACAAAATTACGAACTGGTCTTTACGGTGGAAGGGGTGTGCGAACAGATCGGGTGGAGagcatagaaaaaaatcaataaaggtGCTTGCCGACACGACCCAATTTATTAGGCACTGCTAACGCAGGACCCAACGCGCCCTGGGCCCCGAGCAGCGCGGAGCTCCCCCAAATCCTTCCGTTGCGAGCGTGATCACTGCACACCCATTTCGCTGCCGCCCGGCCGAGGCTCATTTATGCCGGGAGGAAACGTGGTGCACCGGGAAGCATTTCCAGCCTCCGGCTGCGGCTCCGTTTCTCCGCGCTGGGAACCACGGCGCGGGGGGCAGGCGCTGCGCGGAGCAGCGGGGGGGCTCCCCCTCGGGGCGCTCCCCGACGGGCGCACACCttgcgggccgggccgggccgggccgggggcacACGGAGCGCGGCACTTGCGGgactcggcacggctcggcccggctcggcacggcccagcagggctcggcacggctcggcccggcccggcccggcccggggcgTGTCTGCGGGCGGCGCGTCCCGGCCCCGCGGAGCGCGGATTGGGCGCGTTGTGCCGGGGGGCGGTGGGAGCGAGGGCTGCGGCGCGGCCGGGAGCGGCTGCCAGAGAAAGTTTGGGGAGGGGtggattttttccccagtgcGAGGAAgggggtttgttttgttttgtttgcgcAGCTCCTCTCCCGCGCTCGCCCGCTCGCTCTCCCTCTCGCCGTTGGTTTTGGggacttcttccttttttttttttttttttcagctttttttttgacttcttaatttttttagatttttttttcctgcccctTCGGCAAGTGctccggccgccgccgccgcctcccgccccGCCATCCCTCCCCATGCTCCCGGGGCGGCGGGCAGCTCCGCGCCGCGCTCCCGGCAGCTGAGCGGCGTCCCCCGGCGGGGAGAAGAGCCCGTGCTCGGCGGCCGCCAGGATGTACACGGCCGGCCTGGCCCCCTTCTACGCCTCCAACTTCAGCCTCTGGTCAGCGGCGTACTGCTCGGCGTCGGGGCCCGGCGCCGGCGGCTGCTTCCCTCTGGACGCCGCCGCGGCCAAGAAGCCGTCCTTCTGCATCGCCGACATCCTCCACGCCGGCGGCGAGGCGGCGGCCGGCCCTGCCGAGAGCCTGcccggcggccccggggccgggctgccGGCGGCGCTGGGCGCCGTCCACCACGGCGGCCCCTTCCACGCCGCCGCCTCGCCGCTGCGGCCCACGCCCGTCGTGGCCCCCGACGCCCCGTCCGCCGCCGCCTTCCCGCAGCGCCTCTCGCCGCTCTCGGCCGCCTTCCACCCCCCGCACCACCACCAccggcccccgcagcaccgctccccggcggcggcggcggctgctgcggcggcggggggcggcggggctcCGGCCCCCGGCCGGGTGCCGGGGGGCCACACGCACGGCTCGGCGCCGGCGCCCGCCAGCAAGGACCTGAAATTCGGCATCGACCGCATCTTGTCGGCGGAGTTCGACCCCAAAGTGAAGGAAGGCAACACGCTGAGAGGTAGAGAAATCGGCTCGGCGCGGCTTTTGGGGGGGCTTTAAGCGGCCGCGGGGCCCCGCGGCTCGCCCCCCTGTGCGAACCGGCCGAGAGAAGCGTCAGCGGTGTGAGGACGAGTTTTTAatgccccccccaaaaccccccgaaacagcccccggccccgcgctgcGCCGCTCCGCAAAATAGCGATAGCGTAAAAATAGCTGAACCGGCCGGTGCCGGCctccccggcccggcccgggctTTTCGTGGGCCGCCAGGGCCGGTTTTAAAGGCTTTGGCTGCCATCAATCTCCCCTCGCAGCGCGTAAACATCCTGACAGAGCAGCCACCGGAGGGGAGGATGTCCGAGCGCcggggccccgccgcgccccccgAGCCGAGGCAGGGCGAGCCCCGCCGGGGTCCCGCGGCGTGCCGGGCTGGGGGGCTCGACCGCGGTGTAACGGAGCTGTGCTTGTTCTGTGCTCGCAGATCTCACCTCCTTATTAACCGCCAGCCGCCAAAGCGGGGTTCATCTCCCCAGCTTGCAGCCTTCCGCCAGCCAGTTCTTCGCGTCTCTAGACCCCATTAACGAGGCCTCTGCTCTTCTGGGTCCCTTAAACACAACCCCAAGGAGCTCAGTTCAGCACCAGTTTCAAGACACTTTTCCAGGTACATCCCGTCCCCCCccgtccgtcccggagcggccccCGGGCCCGAAGGGGCTCGCCGGGCGCTTGGAAACGCCaggacattttcttttttctttttctttttttttatttttttccacgattttattttttctagcgAGGCTCAGGCTTGGTGCATTTCGTGGGGGGAGGCAGAGCGGCTAGGGCCTGACACAGAGGTTCCCCCCGGCCAGTCAGAAAGAATACCTGGGCCTGGAGagaaggggctggggaggggggagggagagggaaacaCGGACTAAAATCCGTGCTGTTCGTGTCGGAGGGACCGCAGGCCTGCTTGTAGGACTCGTAGGCTCGGGCCTTCCCTGCCCCTGTCTCCTTCGAGCCCCTCGTCCCGGCGTCGGTGCTAACcgggccgccccccggcccgtGTCTCCTTGCCCCCGCAGGTCCGTACGCGGTGCTAACCAAGGACACGCTGCCTCAGACCTACAAGAGGAAGCGCTCCTGGTCCAGGGCTGTTTTTTCCAACCTGCAGAGGAAAGGTTTAGAAAAGCGCTTCGAAATCCAGAAGTACGTCACCAAACCCGACAGAAAGCAACTGGCGGCGATGCTGGGGCTGACGGATGCTCAAGTAAGGGCGGCTTCGCTTGTGTTTCGTGCGTTCCCGGGTTCCTAACTTCCAGTTTTGTTCAGGGGAACACTgtgggggcgggcggggggggggggggtgcaggaaAGCTTTTTGCCTTCCTTGCTCTTTTACGGGCCTGCTCGGGGGCAGGGCCCGGGGCCGAGCATCAGGATGCGCTTTGGTGCAGTGCAACTCGCGGCAGGAGGCAGCTTGGGTCAAAGGAAGTAGAGGCGAACACACTATTTTTAATGCCTctcgctctttttttttttttttttctctctaaatcTCTCCCCGCATTGTGAAATCCTCAGTTCAGGGGAAGTGAAAACTCTTCTTCAAACGGAATCATTAAACGCCACTCTGCGATGATTCCACTATTGAGGGCCGGCAGCGCACGGAGTTGTATAACGCTGTGGTTTCTTGAGCAAGATTTGGTTTCCtggaagaagaagtagaaggggagagagagagagagagaaaaaaaatatatcaaagcaAAAAGGGGGCCCCTTTTGTA is drawn from Anas platyrhynchos isolate ZD024472 breed Pekin duck chromosome 3, IASCAAS_PekinDuck_T2T, whole genome shotgun sequence and contains these coding sequences:
- the HLX gene encoding H2.0-like homeobox protein isoform X1, translated to MYTAGLAPFYASNFSLWSAAYCSASGPGAGGCFPLDAAAAKKPSFCIADILHAGGEAAAGPAESLPGGPGAGLPAALGAVHHGGPFHAAASPLRPTPVVAPDAPSAAAFPQRLSPLSAAFHPPHHHHRPPQHRSPAAAAAAAAAGGGGAPAPGRVPGGHTHGSAPAPASKDLKFGIDRILSAEFDPKVKEGNTLRDLTSLLTASRQSGVHLPSLQPSASQFFASLDPINEASALLGPLNTTPRSSVQHQFQDTFPGPYAVLTKDTLPQTYKRKRSWSRAVFSNLQRKGLEKRFEIQKYVTKPDRKQLAAMLGLTDAQVKVWFQNRRMKWRHSKEAQAQKDKEPPPEPEPAAPRSAPPPAAAAGEPERSPSRSDGDSDSSDADSLDMAPSDTERTEGAEQSLPPAGAAKPPGSPGLPSPPPAASPEPRGAL
- the HLX gene encoding H2.0-like homeobox protein isoform X2 — its product is MYTAGLAPFYASNFSLWSAAYCSASGPGAGGCFPLDAAAAKKPSFCIADILHAGGEAAAGPAESLPGGPGAGLPAALGAVHHGGPFHAAASPLRPTPVVAPDAPSAAAFPQRLSPLSAAFHPPHHHHRPPQHRSPAAAAAAAAAGGGGAPAPGRVPGGHTHGSAPAPASKDLKFGIDRILSAEFDPKVKEGNTLRGPYAVLTKDTLPQTYKRKRSWSRAVFSNLQRKGLEKRFEIQKYVTKPDRKQLAAMLGLTDAQVKVWFQNRRMKWRHSKEAQAQKDKEPPPEPEPAAPRSAPPPAAAAGEPERSPSRSDGDSDSSDADSLDMAPSDTERTEGAEQSLPPAGAAKPPGSPGLPSPPPAASPEPRGAL